A stretch of DNA from Cellulomonas xiejunii:
GTGCTCGGCATCCTCACCGACCCGCACATGGTGGCACACCCGCCCGCGACCGTGAACCCGGACGGCGCGTCGGATGCCGTCCGCGCGCGTCGCGGTCGGCCTGCGACCCCGTCGACGACCTCGTGCGGTCGAACCTGTTCGACGACGACGAAGCCCGCACCCTCGCGGGGTGCGGGCTTCGTCGTGCGTGGCTGGCCCCGGCGGGCGCCCGACTCGCGTCAGACGGCCGACCGGGCCCGGATCACTTGAGGGTGATCGTCGCGCCGGCGCCCTCGAGGGCAGCCTTGGCCTTCTCGGCCGTCTCCTTGTTGACACCCTCCAGGACCGGCTTCGGCGCGCCGTCGACGAGGTCCTTGGCCTCCTTCAGGCCGAGGCTCGTGAGCGTGCGCACCTCCTTGATGACCTGGATCTTCTTGTCACCGGCGGCCTCGAGAACGACGTCGAACGAGTCCTTCTCCTCCTCGACCTCGGCCTCGGCGCCACCGCCGGCCGGGCCGGCGACCGCGACGGCGGCCGGGGCTGCAGCGGTGACCTCGAAGGTCTCCTCGAACGCCTTCACGAACTCGGACAGCTCGATGAGCGTGAGGTCCTTGAACGCGTCGATGAGCTCGTCGGTGGTGAGCTTCGCCATGGTGGCGGTTCCTTCCGTTCGGACCCGCCGTCCGGTGGTCGGGCGGCGGGAGATGCTGGGCTTGCTACGAGAGCGTGCGGCCGGAGCGTCGGGCTCAGGCTGCGGCGTCGGACTCCTCGCGCTTGACGCGCAGGGCCTCGACGGTGCGCACGGCCTGCGAGGCAGGAGCCGTGAACAGGTACGCGGCCTGGTAGAGCTTGGCCTTCATCGCGCCGGCCGCCTTGGCCAGCAGGACCTCGCGGGACTCGAGGTCCGCGAGCTTGGTGATGTCCGCAGCGGTCACGGGGCGGCCGTCGAGGACGCCCGCCTTGATGACCAGTGCGGGGTTCGCCTTGGCGAAGTCACGCAGTCCCTTGGCCGCCTCGACCGGGTCCCCGGTGACGAAGGCGATCGCCGACGGGCCCTCGAGCGCGTCGTCGAGGCCGTCGAAGCCGGCTTCCTTGGCCGCGATCGCGGTCAGCGTGTTCTTCACCACGGCGTAGTTCGCGTTGCCGCTGAGCGCCTTGCGCAGGGTCTTGAGCTGCGCGACGGTGAGCCCGCGGTACTCGGTCAGCACGGCCGCGTTCGAGCCGCGGAAGCGCTCCGTCAGCTCCGCGACAGCTGCAGCCTTGTCCGGCCTCGCCATGGCATTCCTTCCGGTGGTGGTGCCACCGGGCGTCTTTCCGTCGCTGCCGCGAAGACGACAAGAGCCCCGCGCAGGCGCGGGGCTCGGACAAGGACCACCACCCGGGCCGGGGCCACGAGCAGCACGATCACGTGCGACGAACTCTCACCTGCGCAGGCCCCCGCGTCATGCGGAGCTTCGGCCGGTCCGACGAGCGGACCGACGACCGGCGGTCTTGGGCTCGCCCACAGTACGACACACCCGGGTGTGGCTCCAAATCACGGGGAGCGCCGGCCGCACCGGACGGGCCCGGGCGTCACGCCGCGCCGTGCGCGCTGAACGTGCACCAGTTGACGAACCCGGCCGGGGTGTCACGGTCGATCTCGCCCCGCGCACCGTGCAGGGCCCTCGCCATCGTCTCCCCCGCCGCCAGCCGACGGTGCAGCGCGAGCATGAGGTCCACGACCTCGACGTCGGGCACGGCGGCGATGGACGCGACGACACCGGCGGTCCCCTGCGACAGCATCGCCGACACCAGGCCCAGCACCTCGTCGCCCGCGTACGCCACGTCCGCGCCGGAGTGGCAGGAGGCGAGCACGAGGCGGCGCGGGGCGACGCCCGCGCGGTGCAGCTCCTGCACCGTCACGGGACCGTCGGCGAGCAGGACCGAGGAGAACATCGGGTTGTCCGAGCGCAGGGACCCGTGGCACGCGAGGTGGGCGAGGTCGGCGTCCGCGACGGCCGAGACGACGTCCTGGGCCCGGCTCCGCCCGGAACCCAGTGCACGCACGTCAGGGTGCAGCGACCGCAGCGCCTCGACCTCGTCCTGCGCGCCCCGCAGATCGGGCCCCGCCACGAGCACGACGGGCAGGCCCGACCTCGCCGGGCGCTCGCACGTCCGCATCCAGGTGGCGGCCGAGGGCGCGAGAGCGACCGGGCCGTCGTGCAGCGCCGACCACGGGGCTCCGTGCAGCACGCCGACCGGCACGACGACGAGCTCGGCGTCGGGTGGCAGCGACAGCGGCTCGACGAGCAGCGCCCGCAGCCGTGCGATGCGCATGTCCGCGCTCCGACGGGAGGCTGCCGCCGCCGCCGCGCTGCTCGGCTCGACCATCCTGCGCAGCGCGAACACCAGCGCACGGAGGTGACCCGCCACCTCCGCCTCGACGTGTCCCAGCTCGACGACCCGCGCGCCGGCAGGACCCACGACCACCGCGACGAGGTCCCCTCCGTACCGGCCCAGCTCCACCAGGTGGCGCCCCTCCAGCGCGGACCGCACCGTCGAGAGCCCGGGGACCGCACGTGCCGGATGCCGTGGCTCCACGTCGTCGAGCCACGCGGAACGCCGAGCGTGAGCAGCTCCCTCGTCGTCCGCGACGATCACGGAGCGCTGCCGGACGACGGGCCGGACGTCCTCCGGCGGCGTCGCGCCGTCGGGAACGTCGGGGTCCCGGGACGGGACGGCGAACGCCGACCCGACCGACCCGGGCGCGTCCGACGCCCCCTCGGGGTTACCCACCGCGACCCCGACGCGGTCGTCCGGCACGGCCAGCCCGAGGGCAGCGGCCCGCGTCTGCTCCATCCACCGCAGGACGGCCGCCGGGGACCCACCGCGGACGACGACCTCGAGCCCGAGCTCCCCCAGCTCGGCTCCGTGCCCCGACGCGAGCGCACGCAGCTCCATCGTCGGCAGCGCGGCACGGTGGCGCGCGAGGTCCCGCAGCCCGGCTCGGCACTGGGCGAGCACCCTGTCGTCAGCCCGCGCGAGCCGGGCGGCCATGGCCGCCGCCACCCGGCCTCGCAGCCGCACCGACAACGGCCCGCCGCGCGCGAGGTCGGCTGCTGCGGCGAACCTCGCCGCGGCACGCCGACGCGCCCCGACCGCGACGGCGATCCGGCCCCCGACGAGGTGGGCCTCCGCGGCGGCTGCCAGCTCGCCCGAGGCAGCCAGCCGGATCGCCGCCCGCTGCACGGACGCGAGCTCGGGGACGCCTGCGCGCTCCGACCGGGCCAGCGCCTGCGCCGTGACGAGGACCGCGCGGTCGTGCGCACCGGGGCGTCGTTGCCGACGGGCACCGTCCCGCGCGGCCGCCGCGTGCTCGGCCGCGTGCTCCGCGTCACCGGAGAGCAGCAGGGTCTCGGCCAGCGAGATCCGCGCGTCGACCTCGACCAGGCCGTCACCGGCGCGTGCGAGCTCGTCGAGCGCCCGGCGGCCCGCGACCGCCGCCTCCGGGAGCAGTCGGAGCTCGCGCATCGTGTCGGCGTACTCGAGGTAGTACTCCCCGGACGACTGGCCGGCCCGCTGGGACGCGGCGGCGGCCGCCTCGAGGTCACGCAGCCCTTCGGCGAGCCGCCCGGTGTGGACCTTGATGAGGGCCCGCGTGAGGTACGGCCAGGACCGCAGCGCCGGCCCCAGCCGCGCGGCTCCGTCAACCGCGAGCTGCGCCCAGTGGAGCGCCTCGACGTACGACGTGCGGGCGACGAGCACCAGCGCCAGGTTGTTCGCAGCACGCACCAGGTCCGGGCTGTCCGCGGCGACGTCGCGTGCCACGGCTCGATAACGTGCCTCGGCCCGGGCGAGCCGCCCGGCGTTGTGGTCCATGACGGCGAGCTGCAGATGCAGGCGGGCACGGAGCCCGTCCACCCGCGGGTCGTCCGCACCGTGCTGCTCGACCACCGCGAGGGCGGCCATGGCGTCGGACCGCGCCTGCGCGGTCCGACCGAGCTCCAGGCGGGCCACCGAGCGGCTGGCCAGCACCCAGGCGCCGACTGCGGCGAGGCCTGCGCGGCGCGCGACGCGTGCCGCCTCACCGAGCAGCCGCTCGGCGGACTCCGGGTCCCCGTCGTGACGGTGCAGCACGGCGACCGCACGCAGTCCCCAGGCGAGCGCCTCCGGCTCGCCCAGCGTCCGGGCCGCCGCCACGACGCGCACGGCGTCCGACCGAGCCCCGGCCGGGTCGGTGTCCAGTGCGGTCCGCAGGGCACGCGCCTCGCGGAGGAGGTCGGCGCGGGCGCCGCCCGGGGCGGTGTCGCGGGACATCTCGGGCAGCACTCTCGGATCCTAGGCTCCGCGGTGTATCACGAGCGCCCTCCGCCCACTCTGCAGGGGAACGGCACCCGATGACGAGGAGCAGAGACGTGACGCGATTCCCCGGCCGAGGTCCCGGTCGACCGTTCGGCGACGACTACGACACCCGGCTGACCGCGGGCCACGAGCAGCCTCGCGTGGCGGCCTTCGCCGCACGCGCCCAGCCCCGGCCCGCCGCGGGCTACCTGGAGCGGCTGCGCCCCGACCTCTCCCCCGGCGCGGAGGCCGAGGACGTCCTGGCGCGGCGCGACGCCGTCCTGACCCGTCTCCAGGACGGCTGGTCGACCCGCGGGGAGGAGCTCGACGTCGTGCGCAACCGGCACGGCTCCGACGTGCTCCCCATCGTCGGTGAGGTCCTGCTCCCTCCGTCGACGTGGGAGGACGTCCGTGCGGAGGCCGAGGCAGCAGGGCTCGAGCGCGTCGACCTCGGTCATCCCGAGCTCGAGGGCCGGGTCGTCAGGCTTCGCGCCCGTGACCCTCGGCGGGCACGCCGCCTCACCGGACTCATCAGCTCGCTGCGGTCCCGCGGGCACGCCGTGGCCCCGTCGTACGTGACGCCGCTGGGCGGGCGACCCATCATGAAGCCGACGTCCGGCGCCTTCGCACCGCGCGTCGCGACGTTCGACCAGTACGAGCAGTCCGGCCCGCGGTACGGCCAGGGCGTGGTGGTCGCGGTCATCGACACGGGTGTCACCGCCGAGGAACGCACCGACGGCTGGCTCGCGCGCGTCCGGCGCACCGCGGTGGACGACGCCGCGACGCACGGCGACGAGTCCAACGTCGACCCGCTCGACGCGGAGCCTCGCGACGGCTACCTCGACGTGTACGCGGGCCACGGCACGTTCGTCGCCGGCATCGTCGCCCAGGTCGCGCCGGGAGCCGAGATCCGCGCCTACAGGGCCGTCGGTCCCGGCGGCGCGGGCAGCGAGCTGGACGTCGCCTGCGCGCTCGTGCGCGCGGTCCGGGACGGTGCGCACGTCGTCAACCTCTCGCTCGGCACGCAGACGTTGTTCGACGAGCCGTCGTTGCCGCTGGCCGCGGCCCTCGACGTGGTCCGCGAGATCGAGGACGAGCGTGGCTGGGCCAGCGTGATCGTGTCCTCCGCCGGGAACTACGGGGACGACACCCCCACCTGGCCGGCCGCGTTCGGGCGCGTCGTCGCCGTGGGAGGGCTGACCGCCGACCTGCGCCCCACCACCTGGTCGAGCTCGGGGGCGTGGGTGGACTTCTCGACGGTGGCCGAGGGTGTCCTGTCCACGTTCGTGCACGGCAGCCAGAACCCCGCATTCAGCGCCGACCCGCACGAGTTCGGGCCGAACTCCTTCGCCCACTGGGTCGGCACGTCGTTCGCCGCGCCGCAGGTGTCGGGGTCGATCGCCCGCACCATGACCGAGCTCGGCGTCCCCGGCCCGCAGGCCGTCCACGCGCTCCTCGCCGCCGGCAAGCCCGTCGCGGGCTTCGGCAAGGCCCTGCAGATCCTGCCGGGAGCCTGACGTGCTGGGCACATGCCTCGTCGAGCGTCATGATGGCCTTCGGGACGAACCCGACAGGCGAAGGAGCCGCGCCGTGAGAAGCCGAGAGCAGCTGGGCGGACCGTACGGTGAACGCACCGCGACGCAGCTCGTGGCGGGCGCCCTCCACGGTGACGACGGCTCGTGGTCGGAGATCGTCCGGCGGCACACCAACCTCGTGATGGCGCGAGTGCGGCAGTTCCGGCTCACGCCGCAGCAGGCGGAGGACGTCGCGCAGACCGTGTGGCTCAATCTGCTGGAGCACCTCGGCGACCTGCGCGAGCCGGAGGCGCTGCCCGGCTGGATCTCGACCGCGACGCGTCACGAGTGCATCCGCATGACGAACCTGTCCCGACGCTCGATCCCCGTCGACCCGACGACCGGCCGCCTCGACGCCCAGGACGACGTCGAGCTGGACCGCGAGCTGCTGCGCAGCGAGCGCCACGCGGCACTCCGCGCGGCGCTGGCCGAGCTGCCACCGCACCAGCGCGAGCTGCTGCTCCTGCTCTCGACCGACCCTCCCCCGAGCTACCAGGAGGTGTCCGCGCGGCTGGGCATCCCCGTCGGGTCCATCGGCCCCACCCGCCAGCGCGGGCTGGCCCGGCTCCGTCAGACGGAGGCCATCCGCACCTATCTCGCGACGCCCTCCGGCGCCGTGCTCGGCGAAGGAGGCCGCGATGTCCTGGCACTCGGATGACGTGAGCCTGCCCCAGCCCCGCCCCGCCGACCGGTGGGAGGACGACGACGCGCTCGCCGCGGACCTGGTCGAGGCGCTCCGCGAGGAGGAGGCGGTGCAGCGGGTCGCCGCGGCGGCGTCGACGGCGTTCGGCGCCCACCGCGGGATGCTCGCGCTGCGCGAGGAGCTGGCGGCCGACCTCCTGCTGCTCTCGCTCGTGCACGACTCGTGCGCCGTCGGCGAGCTCACGGGCGTCCGTGACCGCAGCGGCCAGCCGTCGCGGACCCTCGTCTTCGAGGGCGAGGGCGTCGGGGTCGAGGTCGAGGTGACCGACGGCGCGATCGAGGGTCAGCTGATCCCGGCCCGACCAGGACGCGTCGTGCTGCGCCGACCCGACGGCGATCTCGCCGCGGTCGACACCGACGAGGTGGGCTACTTCCGCCTCGTGGCCCGTCCAGAAGGACCTGTGCGCCTGGTCTGCGAGACGACGGACGGCACGTGCGTGACCGAGTGGCTGCCCTGGTGAGGGGCTGACGGCGCGGGAGACCTCCCGGCGCGAGGACGGGGCCCGGCCCGCAGGGGGGACCGGGCCTCGTCCGCGTCCGGCGGAACCCGCCGGGGACGCACGACGGCCCGGCACCCTCGCGGGTGCCGGGCCGTCGTCACGCGGTGGAGCGACCGTCAGGCCGCCTCCTCCTCCGTGAGGTTGCGCGTCTTGCTCTGGTCCAGCGGGATGCCGGGGCCGTTCGTGGTCGACAGCGTCGCCTTGGCGATGTAGCGACCCTTCGACGACGCGGGCTTCAGACGCAGGATCTCGTCGAGCGCGGCGGCGTAGTTCTCCACCAGCTGGGTCTCCGAGAAGGACACCTTGCCGATGATGAAGTGCAGGTTCGCGTGCCGGTCGACACGGAACTCGATCTTGCCGCCCTTGATGTCGGACACGGCCTTGGCCACGTCCATCGTCACGGTGCCCGTCTTCGGGTTCGGCATGAGGCCACGCGGGCCCAGGACCTTGCCCAGTCGACCGACCTTGCCCATGAGGTCAGGGGTGGCCACGGCGGCGTCGAAGTCCGTCCAGCCGGCCGCGACCTTGGCGATGAGGTCGTCGCCGCCGACCTCGTCGGCGCCGGCGGCGCGGGCCTGCTCGGCACGGTCGCCGTTGGCGAACACGATGACGCGGGCCGTCTTGCCGGTGCCGTGCGGCAGGTTCACCGTGCCACGGACCATCTGGTCGGCCTTGCGGGGGTCGACACCGAGACGGAAGGCGACCTCGACGGTCGAGTCGTACTTGGTGGTCGCCGTCTCCTTGGCGAGGCGCACTGCCTCGAGGGGCGCGTAGATCCGCTCCGGGTCGATCTTCTCGACGGCGGCGCGGTACGCCTTGCTGTGCTTGGGCATCTGCCTGTTCTCCTTGTGTCAGCAGTTGTGGTCATGCGGGCCGCACACGGGCCCTGCCACCTGCCGGTGAGCGCGGGTCGCGCTCACCGACGCGTCGTGCGTGCCGAGCGGAAGCTCAGCCCTCGACCTTGATCCCCATCGACCGGGCGGTGCCGGTGATGATCTTCTCGGCCGACGCGAGGTCGTTCGCGTTGAGGTCCTCGAGCTTGGTGCTGGCGATCTCGCGGACCTGGTCCGCCGTCAGCGAGCCCACCTTGACGGTGTGCGGCGTGGGCGAGCCCTTGGCCACACCCGCGGCCTTCTTGATCAGCTCGGCGGCCGGCGGCGTCTTCGTGATGAAGGTGAACGAGCGGTCCTCGTACACCGTGATCTCGACGGGGATGACGTTGCCGCGCTGCGACTCGGTCGCCGCGTTGTACGCCTTGCAGAACTCCATGATGTTGACGCCGTGCTGACCCAGCGCGGGGCCGATCGGCGGCGCGGGGGTCGCGGCACCGGCGTTGATCTGGAGCTTGATGAGGCCGGTGACCTTCTTCTTCGGGGGCATGATGCCTTCCGTTCTTCTCGTGGGCCGACGCCGTGGGCGATGACCCGGTTGCAGGGCCCCGCGGCGCGGGGCGGTCAGCAGGTCAGATCTTCGAGACCTGGCTGAAGGACAGCTCGACCGGGGTCTCCCGGCCGAAGAGCGAGACGAGGACCTTGAGCTTCTGGTTCTCGGGGTTGATCTCGGAGATCGTGGCGGGCAGCGTGTCGAACGGCCCGCCGTCGGTGACGGTGACCGACTCGCCGACCGTGAAGTCGACCTCGACCTGCTTGCTCGACGCCTTGGCGGCCTGCTGCGCGGGCGTCTTCGCCTCGATCGTCGGGGCCAGCATCGAGAAGACCTCGTCGAGCGTCAGCGGCACGGGCTGGTGCGTGTGGCCGACGAACCCGGTGACGCCCGGCGTGTGGCGCACGGCGCCCCACGACTCGTCGGTGAGGTCCATGCGGACCAGGACGTAGCCGGGGATCCGCACGCGCTTGACGACCTTGCGCTGCGCGTTCTTGATCTCCACGACCTCCTCCATGGGGACCTCCACCTGGTGGATGTAGTCCTCCATGTTCAGGCTCTGCGTGCGCGACTCGAGGTTCACCTTCACGCGGTTCTCGTAGCCCGCGTAGGAGTGGATGACGAACCAGTCACCAGGCATCCGGCGCAGCTGCGCCTTGAACGCGGCGACCGGGTCCTCGTCGGGATCGACCTCGTCCGCTTCGGAGGCGCCGTCGGCGTCCACATCTGCGGGCGCGTCGTCGTCGACGGGGGCGTCGTCCGCCTCGACGTCGTCCGCGTCGGTGGCGGCCGTGTCGTCGACCTCGTCACCCGCGCTCGCCTCGACGGCCTCGACCGACGCCAGGGCGTCCGCGAGCTCGGCCTCGGCGCCCGACGTGGGCTCCTGCGACTCCTGCGACACGTGCAACCTGCTTTCTCCGTTGTGGACCGGCGCGCGCCGGTGGTTGCGCGGCTCGACCCGCGCGGGTGGGGTGACGCGACGGCGTCAGCCGGCGTGCGTCACCCGAAGACCCAGAACGCCAGCTTGCCGATCCCCAGGTCGATCACCGTCACGAACAGCATGACGACCGTGACGAACACGAGCACGACGCTGGTGTAGGTGACCAGCTCCTGCCGGGTCGGACGGACGACCTTCTTGAGCTCGGCCACGACCTGGCGCACGAAGAGCGCGATGCGCGCGAACAGCCCGCGCTTCTCCTCGCCGCGTCGCGGAGCACGCTCGCTCCTGCTGACGTGCGAGCCCTCGGCGTCGGACGCCGCGGCGGCAGCGGTATCGCTCACGTCTGGCCCCTGTCTCGTCATCGGTGCGGCACCCGGGGTGGGTGCCGTGTGTCGAGGACGCCCGGACTGACCGACGCGACGCGCCGGACCGACCGGCGGTCCTGCTCACGACGCCGACCCGGACCTCGGGATGCCCCGAGGCCGAGCCGGTCCGCGTGCGCAGGGCAGACAGGACTCGAACCTGCAACCTGCGGTTTTGGAGACCGCTGCGCTACCAATTGCGCCACTGCCCTACGACGGCCGGGTCGTCATGACCTCAGCACCACCGCCGGACCGGGCTCGATTCCTCTGAGCTCGACCTGAAGGCGTGCTTCATCATGACGGACGTCAACCGCCGGTGGATCACTGTACGCGACGCGGGGCCGTACGGTCGAACCCGCTCGGACCCAGTTCCTGTCCGGCCCTGGTACCGGCCGCGTACCACGTCGTGATATGCCGTCGCCCCGCACCCGTGCCCCTCTGCGAGGATGTCCGCGTGACCGAGCACAGCGCCCCGACGACGACGTCCACCCGCGCCCGGGTCTCCGCCCGGGTCGCCGCGATCGCGGAGTCCGCGACCCTCGCGGTCGACGCGAAGGCGAAGGCGCTCAAGGCGGCAGGCCGACCGGTGATCGGCTTCGGCGCCGGCGAGCCCGACTTCCCGACGCCGGACTACATCGTCGAGGCCGCCGTCCGGGCCGCGCAGGACCCGGTCAACCACCGCTACTCCCCCGCCGCGGGCCTGCCCGTGCTGCGCGAGGCCATCGCCGCCAAGACGCTGCGGGACTCGGGGTACGAGGTCAAGGCGTCGGACGTGCTCGTCACGAACGGCGGCAAGCAGGCCGTCTTCCAGGCCTTCGCCGCGATCCTGGACCCGGGCGACGAGGTCCTGCTGCCCGCGCCCTACTGGACGACGTACCCCGAGGCCATCCGCCTGACGGGCGCCGAGCCGGTCGAGGTGTTCGCGGGCGTCGACCAGGGGTACCTGGTGACGGTCGAGCAGCTGGAGGCCGCACGCACGCCCCGCACCAAGGCGCTGCTGTTCAACTCCCCGTCCAACCCCACGGGCGCGGTGTACTCCCCCGAGCAGACCGAGGAGATCGGCCGCTGGGCGCTGGAGCACGGCATCTGGGTCGTCACCGACGAGATCTACGAGCACCTGACCTACGACGACGCCGTGTTCACGCCGATCGTGCGCGTCGTGCCCGAGCTCGCCGACACCACGATCGTGCTCAACGGCGTCGCGAAGACCTACGCGATGACCGGGTGGCGCGTCGGCTGGATGATCGCCCCGACCGACGTCATCAAGGCCGCGACCAACCTGCAGTCGCACCTGACGTCGAACGTCGCCAACGTCTCGCAGCGCGCGGCCGTGGCGGCGCTGACCGGTGACCTGTCCGCCGTGGACGCGATGCGCACCGCGTTCGACCGCCGTCGTCGCACCATGGTCGGGATGCTCGAGCAGATCGACGGCGTGCGCTGCCCCGCGCCGCAGGGCGCGTTCTACGCCTACCCCTCCGTCGAGGGGGTCCTGGGCCGCACCATCCGCGGCGTCACGCCGACGACGTCGGCCGAGCTCGCGTCGCTGATCCTCGACGAGGTCGAGGTCGCCGTCGTGCCCGGTGAGGCGTTCGGTCCCAGCGGCTACGTGCGGCTGTCGTACGCGTTGGGCGACGACGACCTGGCCGAGGGCGTCGGCCGCATCCAGGCACTGCTCGGCGAGGCCGTCTGACCTCCTGACGGCCCCGTGTCCACCGGTCGGTGGACACGGGAGACCGTCGTGCGGTCGTGGCCTCGCGGTGGGTCGGCACGACAGGCTGGTGGCATGGCGACCACGAACGCCCCCGCCGTGCTGGTCGAGGGGCTCCACAAGCGGTACGGCGACAAGCGCGCCGTGGACGGCCTGGACCTGCGCGTCGAGCACGGTGAGATCGTCGCGGTCCTGGGCCCCAACGGCGCCGGGAAGACGACGACCGTCGAGACCCTCGAGGGGTTCCGCCGCGCCGACGCCGGGCACGTGCGCGTGCTCGGCGAGGACCCCGCCCGTGGCGACCGGGCGTGGCGTGCACGTCTCGGCGTCGTGCTGCAGGACAACCAGGACCTCGCCGAGGTCACGGTCGCCGAGATCGTGCGGCACGTCGCCGGCTTCTACCCCGCGCCGCGGGACCCGGAGACCGTCATCGAGGAGGTCGGCCTCCGCGAGAAGCGGTCGGCCCGCGTCCGCGCGCTCTCCGGCGGACAGCGCCGCCGTCTCGACGTCGCCCTCGGGATCGTCGGCGACCCCGAGCTGCTGTTCCTCGACGAGCCGACCACCGGCTTCGACCCGCAGGCGCGGCACGCGTTCTGGGACCTCGTCGAGGGCCTGCGTGACGAGGGCACGACCATCCTGCTGACCACGCACTACCTCGAGGAGGCCGAGCGCCTCGCCGACCGCGTGGTCGTCGTCGCGCACGGACGGGTCCTGGCGGACGGTGCGCCGGCGGACCTGGGCGGGCGGCAGGCACGACGCGCACGCGTGCGCTGGACGGTCGACGGCGTCGGCCACGAGGAGGCCACGGACACCCCGACGGCGCTCGTCGCGCGGTTGGCCGCGCAGGTCGGCCACCCCGACGGGGAGGTGCCGGGCCTGCAGGTCCTACGCCCGACCCTCGAGGACGTGTACCTCGGGCTGATCGGCGAGGCTGCGGCGGACGTCGCCACGGACGACACCCCCGAGGAGACGGCGCGATGAGCGCGACGGCCCCGCGCTCGTCCCGTCCGCTGCCCGGGCTGGCGCGCCTCGCGTTGTCACGCACGGTCTTCGAGGTCCGCGTGTTCTTCCGCGAGCGGGACGCGGTGGTGTTCGTGTTCGCCTACCCGATCCTCATGCTCGCGATCTTCGCCACGGTGTTCGGCTCCGACGAGGAGCTGGCTCCGGGCACCGGGGTCTACTTCCCGCAGTACTTCCTTCCCGGGATGGTCGCCACCGGCGTCATGCTGTCGAGCTTCCAGAACCTCGCGATCGCGATCGCGGCCGAGCGTGACGACGGCACCCTCAAGCGCCTGCGGTCGACCCCCCTGCCCGCCACGGCGTACTTCCTCGGCAAGACCGGGCAGGTGCTCTGCACCGCCGCCGTGCAGACGGCGCTGCTGCTCGCCGTCGCCGCGCTGGCGTTCGACGTGCCGCTGCCGACGGACCCGCAACGCTGGCTGACCTTCGCGTGGGTCTTCGTGCTCGGCACCGCCACGGGCTCGGTGTGCGGGGTGGCGTTCTCGTCGGTGCCGCGCACCGGGCGGTCGGCCAGCCCGGTGGTGATCCCCGTGGTCCTGGTCCTGCAGTTCGTGTCCGGCGTGTTCTTCCAGTTCAACGAGCTGCCCACGTGGATGCAACAGGCCGCCTCGGTGTTCCCGCTGAAGTGGATGGCCCAGGGCATGCGCTCGGTGTTCCTGCCCGACGAGCTCGCGGTGATCGAGCCCGCGGGGTCCTGGCAGCACGGTGCGACGGCCGCGGTGCTCGTCGCCTGGCTCGTCGTCGGGCTGGTCGTGGGGGTGCGGACGTTCCGCTGGCGGCGTCGGGACGACGGGTGACGCACGCCCGCTCGCCGGCCGCGCTCGTGGCAGAGTCGCCGGCATGAGCCCTGCCGACGCGCGTCCCGTGACGCCGACCGTGGACCGGCGCGGGTTCTGGCTGCGGACGCTGCTGATGTACGACCTGGTCTTCGTCGGGATGACGGCGGTGTACCTGCTGGCGGTCCTCACCCAGGCGACGAGCCTGGCCGACGGCGCGGTCCCGCTGACCACGATGAGCGTGCTGGCGC
This window harbors:
- the rplA gene encoding 50S ribosomal protein L1 — encoded protein: MPKHSKAYRAAVEKIDPERIYAPLEAVRLAKETATTKYDSTVEVAFRLGVDPRKADQMVRGTVNLPHGTGKTARVIVFANGDRAEQARAAGADEVGGDDLIAKVAAGWTDFDAAVATPDLMGKVGRLGKVLGPRGLMPNPKTGTVTMDVAKAVSDIKGGKIEFRVDRHANLHFIIGKVSFSETQLVENYAAALDEILRLKPASSKGRYIAKATLSTTNGPGIPLDQSKTRNLTEEEAA
- a CDS encoding CHAT domain-containing protein, whose product is MLPEMSRDTAPGGARADLLREARALRTALDTDPAGARSDAVRVVAAARTLGEPEALAWGLRAVAVLHRHDGDPESAERLLGEAARVARRAGLAAVGAWVLASRSVARLELGRTAQARSDAMAALAVVEQHGADDPRVDGLRARLHLQLAVMDHNAGRLARAEARYRAVARDVAADSPDLVRAANNLALVLVARTSYVEALHWAQLAVDGAARLGPALRSWPYLTRALIKVHTGRLAEGLRDLEAAAAASQRAGQSSGEYYLEYADTMRELRLLPEAAVAGRRALDELARAGDGLVEVDARISLAETLLLSGDAEHAAEHAAAARDGARRQRRPGAHDRAVLVTAQALARSERAGVPELASVQRAAIRLAASGELAAAAEAHLVGGRIAVAVGARRRAAARFAAAADLARGGPLSVRLRGRVAAAMAARLARADDRVLAQCRAGLRDLARHRAALPTMELRALASGHGAELGELGLEVVVRGGSPAAVLRWMEQTRAAALGLAVPDDRVGVAVGNPEGASDAPGSVGSAFAVPSRDPDVPDGATPPEDVRPVVRQRSVIVADDEGAAHARRSAWLDDVEPRHPARAVPGLSTVRSALEGRHLVELGRYGGDLVAVVVGPAGARVVELGHVEAEVAGHLRALVFALRRMVEPSSAAAAAASRRSADMRIARLRALLVEPLSLPPDAELVVVPVGVLHGAPWSALHDGPVALAPSAATWMRTCERPARSGLPVVLVAGPDLRGAQDEVEALRSLHPDVRALGSGRSRAQDVVSAVADADLAHLACHGSLRSDNPMFSSVLLADGPVTVQELHRAGVAPRRLVLASCHSGADVAYAGDEVLGLVSAMLSQGTAGVVASIAAVPDVEVVDLMLALHRRLAAGETMARALHGARGEIDRDTPAGFVNWCTFSAHGAA
- a CDS encoding S8 family peptidase — its product is MTRFPGRGPGRPFGDDYDTRLTAGHEQPRVAAFAARAQPRPAAGYLERLRPDLSPGAEAEDVLARRDAVLTRLQDGWSTRGEELDVVRNRHGSDVLPIVGEVLLPPSTWEDVRAEAEAAGLERVDLGHPELEGRVVRLRARDPRRARRLTGLISSLRSRGHAVAPSYVTPLGGRPIMKPTSGAFAPRVATFDQYEQSGPRYGQGVVVAVIDTGVTAEERTDGWLARVRRTAVDDAATHGDESNVDPLDAEPRDGYLDVYAGHGTFVAGIVAQVAPGAEIRAYRAVGPGGAGSELDVACALVRAVRDGAHVVNLSLGTQTLFDEPSLPLAAALDVVREIEDERGWASVIVSSAGNYGDDTPTWPAAFGRVVAVGGLTADLRPTTWSSSGAWVDFSTVAEGVLSTFVHGSQNPAFSADPHEFGPNSFAHWVGTSFAAPQVSGSIARTMTELGVPGPQAVHALLAAGKPVAGFGKALQILPGA
- the rplL gene encoding 50S ribosomal protein L7/L12; amino-acid sequence: MAKLTTDELIDAFKDLTLIELSEFVKAFEETFEVTAAAPAAVAVAGPAGGGAEAEVEEEKDSFDVVLEAAGDKKIQVIKEVRTLTSLGLKEAKDLVDGAPKPVLEGVNKETAEKAKAALEGAGATITLK
- the rplJ gene encoding 50S ribosomal protein L10, whose product is MARPDKAAAVAELTERFRGSNAAVLTEYRGLTVAQLKTLRKALSGNANYAVVKNTLTAIAAKEAGFDGLDDALEGPSAIAFVTGDPVEAAKGLRDFAKANPALVIKAGVLDGRPVTAADITKLADLESREVLLAKAAGAMKAKLYQAAYLFTAPASQAVRTVEALRVKREESDAAA
- a CDS encoding RNA polymerase sigma factor, yielding MRSREQLGGPYGERTATQLVAGALHGDDGSWSEIVRRHTNLVMARVRQFRLTPQQAEDVAQTVWLNLLEHLGDLREPEALPGWISTATRHECIRMTNLSRRSIPVDPTTGRLDAQDDVELDRELLRSERHAALRAALAELPPHQRELLLLLSTDPPPSYQEVSARLGIPVGSIGPTRQRGLARLRQTEAIRTYLATPSGAVLGEGGRDVLALG